Proteins encoded together in one Drosophila albomicans strain 15112-1751.03 chromosome 2R, ASM965048v2, whole genome shotgun sequence window:
- the LOC117576843 gene encoding zinc finger matrin-type protein CG9776 isoform X2 produces the protein MKVLKEQHDDLTAGEAPPSPTTKNFIEENDRLQVQIKKKLDTIENVIDMLSGIIGDEEADEEHEETPKSEPGPAGTKSGNAAATSTTSESSGDSSDSSSSSSSSSESSTDEEGDEENGNGDGSPTNRLKNRAMKSMKAKQRQAEATAKTTVSQTQSYNYVFFDSEKYWCESCSVFPKTARDYLKHLHAEEHMNRETMETPWHVGIDHDPFPTIEKAPTMRVPVRGLQFLVPASAWYCKLCSVWIGDLHCASLHLRSRTHGSKYDAFVKKQLNYESEWLSKRERAQQQQQKEGEEAKLKKAKKDEDKTTKKRKKKSGDKKKKKRKHSKKHKRNANSTSSSTDSSSSDEGEDGQSSKKAEAAPAANAASIRVAMRKQEAPIVSKPEVVAQQVEAPPPPNIKDTLGSSERGRWTQASGGNDAKVEDEKKRDEAMMQQWNTVQPVISESEKKLLEQLKGKLKGKPRPTEERKNAFAVADEKASRRNNSKRRSPSPRSGSRGRSDRDRRDRDRDRDRERERERDRDRERDRGRDRDRERERDRDRRRSRSRSRSRTRRRISRSPVRGNNRRSRSRDARWRRSRSHSEERVERPVVKHSEFRPRTVPERKPSEVKREKKDATVKPKSSKTSTTASTTAAAGGKKLPFIGKMPVLKKQPPPATTALTAAGYNEAGIYTNGGSVDGMGVAPPPPPPPQMGMAPSSVRQNAPTAAQIQMAMMEDAFGNAPPFHPDAGMMMDYDELMPDPVQFANLMTHCPPPPPPGESTNADGSDGLDGDQLGNEDHGEEDVLPPGIDEVEADLEPQPLVTGAPSQGGELPKDLAEALNIIFPADRPEEDAADDSSQVPVVPQTITTIVNDEPVLDEQNLHYLARQGIHMVTIEETTSSSMPASVHEDTSKSVDSPMPISGDEVSQGAYSQLANGNSDNSVSHTNSVKQMAAQDIPMPCSPPAELPGDAVEIKSKTSEVLLDVADIPQPPASPTDSEKLRRQAELDELAMLGIDTNDMAAQYAL, from the exons ATGAAAGTGCTGAAGGAGCAACATGATGATTTAACAGCTGGCGAGGCGCCACCATCGCCAACCACTAAGAATTTCATTGAGGAAAACGATCGTCTGCAG GtacaaatcaaaaagaaattggATACCATTGAAAATGTCATCGACATGTTGAGCGGCATCATTGGTGATGAGGAGGCCGACGAGGAACACGAGGAGACGCCTAAAAGCGAACCAGGTCCAGCGGGCACAAAAAGCGGAAATGCGGCTGCAACTTCCACAACGAGTGAAAGCTCTGGCGACAGCTCCGATTCGAGTTCGTCTTCAAGCAGTTCCTCTGAATCATCGACGGATGAGGAGGGTGATGAGGAGAACGGTAATGGCGATGGCAGTCCAACAAATCGTCTCAAGAATCGAGCGATGAAGTCGATGAAAGCCAAACAGCGACAAGCTGAGGCTACAGCCAAGACAACGGTATCTCAAACCCAAAGTTACAATTATGTATTTTTCGATTCGGAGAAATATTGGTGTGAGAGCTGTAGCGTGTTCCCAAAGACGGCACGCGACTATCTGAAGCATCTGCACGCCGAAGAGCATATGAATCGGGAGACCATGGAGACACCTTGGCATGTGGGCATTGATCACGATCCCTTCCCTACCATCGAGAAGGCGCCGACAATGCGTGTGCCAGTTCGTGGCCTACAATTTCTGGTGCCTGCCAGCGCCTGGTACTGCAAATTGTGCAGTGTCTGGATTGGTGACTTGCACTGCGCCTCATTGCATCTCAGGTCCCGCACTCATGGCAGCAAATACGAT GCGTTCGTTAAAAAGCAGCTAAACTATGAAAGCGAATGGCTAAGCAAACGTGAGCgggcacaacagcaacagcagaaggaGGGCGAGGAGGCGAAGCTCAAAAAGGCCAAGAAGGATGAAGATAAAACAACCAAGAAGCGCAAAAAGAAGAG TGgcgataaaaagaaaaagaagcgCAAGCATAGTAAGAAGCACAAGCGGAATGCGAATAGCACATCTTCATCAACGGACAGTTCGTCATCAGATGAGGGCGAAGATGGGCAGTCATCAAAGAAAGCGGAAGCTGCGCCGGCAGCCAATGCCGCCTCGATACGTGTAGCAATGCGTAAGCAGGAGGCGCCCATCGTTAGCAAGCCGGAGGTGGTTGCTCAGCAAGTCGAGGCACCGCCGCCGCCCAATATTAAGGATACACTTGGCTCAAGTGAGCGTGGCAGATGGACACAAGCGTCGGGCGGCAACGATGCGAAAGTGGAGGACGAGAAGAAGCGCGACGAAGCGATGATGCAGCAATGGAACACAGTGCAGCCGGTGATTAGTGAGAGTGAGAAGAAACTGCTCGAGCAGCTTAAGGGCAAGCTGAAAGGAAAGCCGCGCCCCACGGAGGAGCGAAAGAACGCATTTGCGGTAGCTGATGAGAAAGCGAGTCGACGCAACAACTCCAAGCGACGCAGTCCCTCGCCGCGAAGTGGCAGCCGCGGTCGCTCTGATCGTGATCGACGCGACAGGGATCGGGATCGTGATCGTGAAAGGGAAAGAGAACGTGATAGAGATCGTGAACGCGATCGCGGCCGTGATCGTGACCGAGAGCGTGAACGTGACCGTGATCGCAGGCGCTCGCGTTCCAGATCACGCAGCCGAACACGCAGGCGCATCTCACGTTCGCCAGTGCGTGGAAACAATCGACGCAGTCGATCACGGGATGCACGctggcgtcgcagtcgcagccatTCGGAGGAGCGCGTGGAACGGCCCGTGGTTAAGCATTCCGAGTTCCGGCCACGCACGGTGCCCGAACGCAAACCGAGCGAGGTGAAGCGGGAGAAAAAGGACGCGACCGTGAAGCCCAAGTCAAGCAAGACAAGCACCACAGCGagcacaacagcagcggctgGCGGCAAGAAGTTGCCGTTCATTGGCAAGATGCCCGTACTTAAGAAGCAGCCGCCTCCCGCAACGACTGCGTTGACGGCAGCCGGCTACAATGAGGCGGGCATCTATACCAATGGCGGCTCTGTGGATGGCATGGGCGTGGCTCCGCCGCCACCACCTCCACCGCAGATGGGCATGGCGCCGTCGTCAGTGCGTCAGAATGCCCCAACAGCGGCACAAATTCAAATGGCCATGATGGAGGATGCCTTTGGCAATGCGCCACCGTTTCATCCCGACGCTGGCATGATGATGGACTACGACGAACTGATGCCCGATCCTGTGCAGTTTGCCAACCTCATGACCCATTGtccgccaccaccgccacctGGCGAAAGTACAAATGCAGACGGTTCGGATGGTCTCGATGGTGATCAGTTGGGCAACGAGGACCATGGCGAAGAGGATGTACTACCGCCGGGCATTGACGAGGTCGAAGCAGATCTGGAACCGCAGCCATTGGTGACAGGCGCCCCATCACAGGGCGGCGAGCTGCCCAAAGATCTGGCCGAAGCCCTCAACATTATATTCCCAGCGGATAGACCCGAGGAAGATGCTGCCGACGATAGCAGTCAAGTGCCTGTGGTGCCGCAGACAATCACCACCATTGTGAACGATGAACCGGTGCTGGACGAACAAAATCTGCATTATCTGGCCAGGCAGGGCATACATATGGTGACCATTGAAGAGACCACATCGAGCTCAATGCCAGCTTCTGTGCACGAAGATACCTCCAAGTCAGTGGACTCGCCAATGCCGATCAGTGGCGATGAGGTGTCTCAGGGCGCCTATTCCCAGCTGGCCAATGGCAATTCGGATAATTCCGTGTCGCACACAAACAGCGTAAAGCAGATGGCAGCACAGGACATACCAATGCCCTGTTCTCCGCCAGCAGAGTTGCCCGGCGATGCTGTCGAGATCAAATCAAAGACCAGTGAAGTGCTACTGGATGTGGCCGATATACCACAACCGCCTGCTTCACCCACAGACAGCGAGAAGCTGCGACGTCAGGCAGAGCTGGACGAGCTGGCCATGCTGGGCATTGACACCAATGACATGGCCGCACAAT ATGCGTTGTAA
- the LOC117576843 gene encoding zinc finger matrin-type protein CG9776 isoform X1: protein MADGIALNQAAAADKRMGAPLDDGPPGVDGNDASEKNEEAAAAIDGAAAQRASSRKSSKSKSTSRRRSTSRRRSNSRHGASSPPPMRRRRSHSSRSPTPPPAHRRGRYDSPEYGRYPPRRRFDRRRSPDRDRDRRRSPPRRGRGRYGRSRSRSRSRSRGGRGMSPSSRWSPKKKPASPPMPAPQPQLTHPAQAAGYGVMPTAMYAPGPYGAPDVYGHQYGMAPPNAFTQQGPPPGYGMQGPPPTQATDFNTGYGAWGVNEYGQQVWLPQTLATVPQAAPDVMGQQPPPQQQQQQQQPQQQQQLPPQSGIMEEQQAAAPALEGAGLPPQDAVAQEAENQKEELKKQRTNYVKKVSLLKKEMKVLKEQHDDLTAGEAPPSPTTKNFIEENDRLQVQIKKKLDTIENVIDMLSGIIGDEEADEEHEETPKSEPGPAGTKSGNAAATSTTSESSGDSSDSSSSSSSSSESSTDEEGDEENGNGDGSPTNRLKNRAMKSMKAKQRQAEATAKTTVSQTQSYNYVFFDSEKYWCESCSVFPKTARDYLKHLHAEEHMNRETMETPWHVGIDHDPFPTIEKAPTMRVPVRGLQFLVPASAWYCKLCSVWIGDLHCASLHLRSRTHGSKYDAFVKKQLNYESEWLSKRERAQQQQQKEGEEAKLKKAKKDEDKTTKKRKKKSGDKKKKKRKHSKKHKRNANSTSSSTDSSSSDEGEDGQSSKKAEAAPAANAASIRVAMRKQEAPIVSKPEVVAQQVEAPPPPNIKDTLGSSERGRWTQASGGNDAKVEDEKKRDEAMMQQWNTVQPVISESEKKLLEQLKGKLKGKPRPTEERKNAFAVADEKASRRNNSKRRSPSPRSGSRGRSDRDRRDRDRDRDRERERERDRDRERDRGRDRDRERERDRDRRRSRSRSRSRTRRRISRSPVRGNNRRSRSRDARWRRSRSHSEERVERPVVKHSEFRPRTVPERKPSEVKREKKDATVKPKSSKTSTTASTTAAAGGKKLPFIGKMPVLKKQPPPATTALTAAGYNEAGIYTNGGSVDGMGVAPPPPPPPQMGMAPSSVRQNAPTAAQIQMAMMEDAFGNAPPFHPDAGMMMDYDELMPDPVQFANLMTHCPPPPPPGESTNADGSDGLDGDQLGNEDHGEEDVLPPGIDEVEADLEPQPLVTGAPSQGGELPKDLAEALNIIFPADRPEEDAADDSSQVPVVPQTITTIVNDEPVLDEQNLHYLARQGIHMVTIEETTSSSMPASVHEDTSKSVDSPMPISGDEVSQGAYSQLANGNSDNSVSHTNSVKQMAAQDIPMPCSPPAELPGDAVEIKSKTSEVLLDVADIPQPPASPTDSEKLRRQAELDELAMLGIDTNDMAAQYAL, encoded by the exons ATGGCTGACGGCATTGCGTTAaaccaagcagcagcagcagacaagCGAATGGGCGCTCCGCTGGACGACGGGCCGCCCGGCGTCGATGGCAATGATGCGAGTGAAAAAAACGAGGAGGCCGCTGCCGCTATCGACGGCGCCGCAGCGCAGCGCGCATCATCACGcaagagcagcaaaagcaaatcaacGTCACGTCGACGTTCAACATCACGACGACGCTCAAATTCGCGCCACGGTGCCTCATCACCTCCACCCATGCGTCGCCGACGCTCACATTCATCTCGTTCCCCAACACCTCCGCCCGCGCATCGCCGCGGTCGCTATGATTCGCCGGAATATGGTCGCTATCCGCCACGACGTCGATTCGATCGACGCCGCTCGCCGGATCGCGACCGTGATCGTCGACGCTCGCCACCACGTCGTGGTCGTGGTCGTTATGGACGCTCCCGATCTCGTTCACGCTCCAGATCACGTGGCGGCCGAGGCATGAGTCCGTCATCGCGCTGGTCACCCAAAAAGAAGCCGGCATCGCCGCCAATGCCAGCGCCACAGCCACAACTAACACATCCAGCCCAAGCCGCCGGCTATGGCGTCATGCCTACGGCGATGTATGCTCCGGGACCGTATGGTGCGCCCGATGTGTATGGTCATCAGTATGGAATGGCACCGCCAAATGCGTTCACGCAGCAAGGACCGCCCCCAGGCTATGGAATGCAGGGCCCGCCGCCCACGCAGGCGACTGACTTCAATACGGGCTATGGAGCCTGGGGTGTTAATG AATATGGACAGCAAGTATGGCTACCGCAGACGTTAGCAACCGTGCCTCAAGCAGCGCCAGATGTTATGGGACAGCAGCCAccaccgcagcaacaacaacaacagcagcagccgcaacaacaacagcagctgccgccACAATCGGGCATTATGGAggagcagcaagcagcagcaccGGCGCTTGAGGGCGCAGGTTTGCCACCACAAGATG CTGTGGCCCAGGAAGCGGAGAATCAAAAGGAGGAGCTGAAGAAGCAACGCACCAATTACGTGAAGAAGGTATCGCTGTTGAAGAAGGAAATGAAAGTGCTGAAGGAGCAACATGATGATTTAACAGCTGGCGAGGCGCCACCATCGCCAACCACTAAGAATTTCATTGAGGAAAACGATCGTCTGCAG GtacaaatcaaaaagaaattggATACCATTGAAAATGTCATCGACATGTTGAGCGGCATCATTGGTGATGAGGAGGCCGACGAGGAACACGAGGAGACGCCTAAAAGCGAACCAGGTCCAGCGGGCACAAAAAGCGGAAATGCGGCTGCAACTTCCACAACGAGTGAAAGCTCTGGCGACAGCTCCGATTCGAGTTCGTCTTCAAGCAGTTCCTCTGAATCATCGACGGATGAGGAGGGTGATGAGGAGAACGGTAATGGCGATGGCAGTCCAACAAATCGTCTCAAGAATCGAGCGATGAAGTCGATGAAAGCCAAACAGCGACAAGCTGAGGCTACAGCCAAGACAACGGTATCTCAAACCCAAAGTTACAATTATGTATTTTTCGATTCGGAGAAATATTGGTGTGAGAGCTGTAGCGTGTTCCCAAAGACGGCACGCGACTATCTGAAGCATCTGCACGCCGAAGAGCATATGAATCGGGAGACCATGGAGACACCTTGGCATGTGGGCATTGATCACGATCCCTTCCCTACCATCGAGAAGGCGCCGACAATGCGTGTGCCAGTTCGTGGCCTACAATTTCTGGTGCCTGCCAGCGCCTGGTACTGCAAATTGTGCAGTGTCTGGATTGGTGACTTGCACTGCGCCTCATTGCATCTCAGGTCCCGCACTCATGGCAGCAAATACGAT GCGTTCGTTAAAAAGCAGCTAAACTATGAAAGCGAATGGCTAAGCAAACGTGAGCgggcacaacagcaacagcagaaggaGGGCGAGGAGGCGAAGCTCAAAAAGGCCAAGAAGGATGAAGATAAAACAACCAAGAAGCGCAAAAAGAAGAG TGgcgataaaaagaaaaagaagcgCAAGCATAGTAAGAAGCACAAGCGGAATGCGAATAGCACATCTTCATCAACGGACAGTTCGTCATCAGATGAGGGCGAAGATGGGCAGTCATCAAAGAAAGCGGAAGCTGCGCCGGCAGCCAATGCCGCCTCGATACGTGTAGCAATGCGTAAGCAGGAGGCGCCCATCGTTAGCAAGCCGGAGGTGGTTGCTCAGCAAGTCGAGGCACCGCCGCCGCCCAATATTAAGGATACACTTGGCTCAAGTGAGCGTGGCAGATGGACACAAGCGTCGGGCGGCAACGATGCGAAAGTGGAGGACGAGAAGAAGCGCGACGAAGCGATGATGCAGCAATGGAACACAGTGCAGCCGGTGATTAGTGAGAGTGAGAAGAAACTGCTCGAGCAGCTTAAGGGCAAGCTGAAAGGAAAGCCGCGCCCCACGGAGGAGCGAAAGAACGCATTTGCGGTAGCTGATGAGAAAGCGAGTCGACGCAACAACTCCAAGCGACGCAGTCCCTCGCCGCGAAGTGGCAGCCGCGGTCGCTCTGATCGTGATCGACGCGACAGGGATCGGGATCGTGATCGTGAAAGGGAAAGAGAACGTGATAGAGATCGTGAACGCGATCGCGGCCGTGATCGTGACCGAGAGCGTGAACGTGACCGTGATCGCAGGCGCTCGCGTTCCAGATCACGCAGCCGAACACGCAGGCGCATCTCACGTTCGCCAGTGCGTGGAAACAATCGACGCAGTCGATCACGGGATGCACGctggcgtcgcagtcgcagccatTCGGAGGAGCGCGTGGAACGGCCCGTGGTTAAGCATTCCGAGTTCCGGCCACGCACGGTGCCCGAACGCAAACCGAGCGAGGTGAAGCGGGAGAAAAAGGACGCGACCGTGAAGCCCAAGTCAAGCAAGACAAGCACCACAGCGagcacaacagcagcggctgGCGGCAAGAAGTTGCCGTTCATTGGCAAGATGCCCGTACTTAAGAAGCAGCCGCCTCCCGCAACGACTGCGTTGACGGCAGCCGGCTACAATGAGGCGGGCATCTATACCAATGGCGGCTCTGTGGATGGCATGGGCGTGGCTCCGCCGCCACCACCTCCACCGCAGATGGGCATGGCGCCGTCGTCAGTGCGTCAGAATGCCCCAACAGCGGCACAAATTCAAATGGCCATGATGGAGGATGCCTTTGGCAATGCGCCACCGTTTCATCCCGACGCTGGCATGATGATGGACTACGACGAACTGATGCCCGATCCTGTGCAGTTTGCCAACCTCATGACCCATTGtccgccaccaccgccacctGGCGAAAGTACAAATGCAGACGGTTCGGATGGTCTCGATGGTGATCAGTTGGGCAACGAGGACCATGGCGAAGAGGATGTACTACCGCCGGGCATTGACGAGGTCGAAGCAGATCTGGAACCGCAGCCATTGGTGACAGGCGCCCCATCACAGGGCGGCGAGCTGCCCAAAGATCTGGCCGAAGCCCTCAACATTATATTCCCAGCGGATAGACCCGAGGAAGATGCTGCCGACGATAGCAGTCAAGTGCCTGTGGTGCCGCAGACAATCACCACCATTGTGAACGATGAACCGGTGCTGGACGAACAAAATCTGCATTATCTGGCCAGGCAGGGCATACATATGGTGACCATTGAAGAGACCACATCGAGCTCAATGCCAGCTTCTGTGCACGAAGATACCTCCAAGTCAGTGGACTCGCCAATGCCGATCAGTGGCGATGAGGTGTCTCAGGGCGCCTATTCCCAGCTGGCCAATGGCAATTCGGATAATTCCGTGTCGCACACAAACAGCGTAAAGCAGATGGCAGCACAGGACATACCAATGCCCTGTTCTCCGCCAGCAGAGTTGCCCGGCGATGCTGTCGAGATCAAATCAAAGACCAGTGAAGTGCTACTGGATGTGGCCGATATACCACAACCGCCTGCTTCACCCACAGACAGCGAGAAGCTGCGACGTCAGGCAGAGCTGGACGAGCTGGCCATGCTGGGCATTGACACCAATGACATGGCCGCACAAT ATGCGTTGTAA
- the LOC117576843 gene encoding zinc finger matrin-type protein CG9776 isoform X3: MRWETNRCGDKKKKKRKHSKKHKRNANSTSSSTDSSSSDEGEDGQSSKKAEAAPAANAASIRVAMRKQEAPIVSKPEVVAQQVEAPPPPNIKDTLGSSERGRWTQASGGNDAKVEDEKKRDEAMMQQWNTVQPVISESEKKLLEQLKGKLKGKPRPTEERKNAFAVADEKASRRNNSKRRSPSPRSGSRGRSDRDRRDRDRDRDRERERERDRDRERDRGRDRDRERERDRDRRRSRSRSRSRTRRRISRSPVRGNNRRSRSRDARWRRSRSHSEERVERPVVKHSEFRPRTVPERKPSEVKREKKDATVKPKSSKTSTTASTTAAAGGKKLPFIGKMPVLKKQPPPATTALTAAGYNEAGIYTNGGSVDGMGVAPPPPPPPQMGMAPSSVRQNAPTAAQIQMAMMEDAFGNAPPFHPDAGMMMDYDELMPDPVQFANLMTHCPPPPPPGESTNADGSDGLDGDQLGNEDHGEEDVLPPGIDEVEADLEPQPLVTGAPSQGGELPKDLAEALNIIFPADRPEEDAADDSSQVPVVPQTITTIVNDEPVLDEQNLHYLARQGIHMVTIEETTSSSMPASVHEDTSKSVDSPMPISGDEVSQGAYSQLANGNSDNSVSHTNSVKQMAAQDIPMPCSPPAELPGDAVEIKSKTSEVLLDVADIPQPPASPTDSEKLRRQAELDELAMLGIDTNDMAAQYAL; this comes from the exons ATGAGGTGGGAAACCAATCGTTG TGgcgataaaaagaaaaagaagcgCAAGCATAGTAAGAAGCACAAGCGGAATGCGAATAGCACATCTTCATCAACGGACAGTTCGTCATCAGATGAGGGCGAAGATGGGCAGTCATCAAAGAAAGCGGAAGCTGCGCCGGCAGCCAATGCCGCCTCGATACGTGTAGCAATGCGTAAGCAGGAGGCGCCCATCGTTAGCAAGCCGGAGGTGGTTGCTCAGCAAGTCGAGGCACCGCCGCCGCCCAATATTAAGGATACACTTGGCTCAAGTGAGCGTGGCAGATGGACACAAGCGTCGGGCGGCAACGATGCGAAAGTGGAGGACGAGAAGAAGCGCGACGAAGCGATGATGCAGCAATGGAACACAGTGCAGCCGGTGATTAGTGAGAGTGAGAAGAAACTGCTCGAGCAGCTTAAGGGCAAGCTGAAAGGAAAGCCGCGCCCCACGGAGGAGCGAAAGAACGCATTTGCGGTAGCTGATGAGAAAGCGAGTCGACGCAACAACTCCAAGCGACGCAGTCCCTCGCCGCGAAGTGGCAGCCGCGGTCGCTCTGATCGTGATCGACGCGACAGGGATCGGGATCGTGATCGTGAAAGGGAAAGAGAACGTGATAGAGATCGTGAACGCGATCGCGGCCGTGATCGTGACCGAGAGCGTGAACGTGACCGTGATCGCAGGCGCTCGCGTTCCAGATCACGCAGCCGAACACGCAGGCGCATCTCACGTTCGCCAGTGCGTGGAAACAATCGACGCAGTCGATCACGGGATGCACGctggcgtcgcagtcgcagccatTCGGAGGAGCGCGTGGAACGGCCCGTGGTTAAGCATTCCGAGTTCCGGCCACGCACGGTGCCCGAACGCAAACCGAGCGAGGTGAAGCGGGAGAAAAAGGACGCGACCGTGAAGCCCAAGTCAAGCAAGACAAGCACCACAGCGagcacaacagcagcggctgGCGGCAAGAAGTTGCCGTTCATTGGCAAGATGCCCGTACTTAAGAAGCAGCCGCCTCCCGCAACGACTGCGTTGACGGCAGCCGGCTACAATGAGGCGGGCATCTATACCAATGGCGGCTCTGTGGATGGCATGGGCGTGGCTCCGCCGCCACCACCTCCACCGCAGATGGGCATGGCGCCGTCGTCAGTGCGTCAGAATGCCCCAACAGCGGCACAAATTCAAATGGCCATGATGGAGGATGCCTTTGGCAATGCGCCACCGTTTCATCCCGACGCTGGCATGATGATGGACTACGACGAACTGATGCCCGATCCTGTGCAGTTTGCCAACCTCATGACCCATTGtccgccaccaccgccacctGGCGAAAGTACAAATGCAGACGGTTCGGATGGTCTCGATGGTGATCAGTTGGGCAACGAGGACCATGGCGAAGAGGATGTACTACCGCCGGGCATTGACGAGGTCGAAGCAGATCTGGAACCGCAGCCATTGGTGACAGGCGCCCCATCACAGGGCGGCGAGCTGCCCAAAGATCTGGCCGAAGCCCTCAACATTATATTCCCAGCGGATAGACCCGAGGAAGATGCTGCCGACGATAGCAGTCAAGTGCCTGTGGTGCCGCAGACAATCACCACCATTGTGAACGATGAACCGGTGCTGGACGAACAAAATCTGCATTATCTGGCCAGGCAGGGCATACATATGGTGACCATTGAAGAGACCACATCGAGCTCAATGCCAGCTTCTGTGCACGAAGATACCTCCAAGTCAGTGGACTCGCCAATGCCGATCAGTGGCGATGAGGTGTCTCAGGGCGCCTATTCCCAGCTGGCCAATGGCAATTCGGATAATTCCGTGTCGCACACAAACAGCGTAAAGCAGATGGCAGCACAGGACATACCAATGCCCTGTTCTCCGCCAGCAGAGTTGCCCGGCGATGCTGTCGAGATCAAATCAAAGACCAGTGAAGTGCTACTGGATGTGGCCGATATACCACAACCGCCTGCTTCACCCACAGACAGCGAGAAGCTGCGACGTCAGGCAGAGCTGGACGAGCTGGCCATGCTGGGCATTGACACCAATGACATGGCCGCACAAT ATGCGTTGTAA